GCGGATTTTGTCAAACGGCAGATGCTGCAAATTCGCGACGAGGTCTTGAGCGGTGAAAATCTGGAGCAGCAAGTTTTCTTCAGCGACGCCCGGACAGGCCCAGTTGGCCGGATTGGCCGGTTGGATGATCAAGGCCGCGCCCGCTTTGCCGGCTGCGCCTATTGTCACGAAGTCAAACCGGTTGCGGAATCGTCGCCGACAATCACCAAGCCGATCATTCCAGACCGCTGGTTGATTCGCGGTCGATTCAATCACGCCAAACACCTCACCGTGGGCTGTGTCAAATGCCACGATGTCAGCCACAGTCGGGAAACTTCAGACATCCTCCTGCCTTCTAAAGCTGCTTGCGTCACCTGCCACAGTCCGCAAGGCGGCGTGGCACACGATTGTTCGACGTGTCACAGGTATCATGCACAAAGTAAAACCGGCGTCCCGCCTGTTCCGTTGGGGAAAGAGACTGCGGCGACTCATTTCGGTCGATGAATGCGTACGTTGGCCGTCGAGCCGGCACAAGTACCTGTCCCGGTTTACAGCGACGGATTCCGCGGAAATTTTGCGTAAGGCAGGCGTGTACCGCGAAAAAACGAGCGGTCGGCTCGGATGGGGTCCGGCGGCAGGAATGCCACCGTGCCGGATGCGGCGATGAGGTCGTCCTGATCCACGCCGTCGCCACTAACACCAATCGCCCCGATCAACACGCCGTTGCGATAGAGCGGAAAGCCGCCGGGAAAGATTGTGATGCCGTTCGGCAGGCTGGGATTCAGCGTCGGCGAGTTGGTGATGGCCGCGTTATTCAACGGGTTCGTGCCTTGAAACAGCGAGTAAATTTCCTGCCAGCCGAAGAACGGGCCGGGTGAAGTGTTCACAATGCCGGGCGGATACAGACTCTGCGCGAGAAAACCGACGGTGCGTGAGGAGTAAGCGCGATTGGTGTCGGAGAAAAACACGGCGGTGCGCGCCTTTTGCACCGAGACATCCCAACTGAACATTGTCGCGCCCGGCGTGCGCAATGTGCCCAGGACACTTGGCGCGACACCGGCCGCGTTTGGATTGTTGACCACCGAGATGAATACTTGCGCCGGTTGCCCGTGCGGCAGACGAATACCCGCGCGCGTGATCGCGGCGCGTTGCGCGGCAAGTTTCAAAATGTTTGTAACTTCACTCGCTGTCAGGCGTGGCTGTCCGTCAATCGTACCGGGAATCGGGTCGTCGATGATCGGCGCGCGCAGTTCATTCGTGGTATCGCCAACAACGACCAGCGGATAGCTGACCAGTGGTGAATTGGTGATTGGAAATTCGGCAAGATTTGTGCCGATGCTGCCCAGCGGCGCCACGGCGTTCAGGTCGAGACGCGTCTTGGTGCGGACATACGGCACGCGTATCCCGTCGATGAACACATGCGAGCCAAGGATTTTTTTGGCCGGTTCAAAACCAATTTGTCCCGCCAGAGCCACGTCTTCATCCGTGTCCCGCTTCAAAACCGCCGCCGGCAGATTTTGAACTTCCACCGCGTCGGAGCCGTCACCGGCCACACCGACACCGCCGATGAGTTTCCCATTCTTGAACAGCGGCACGCCGCCGGGAAAACCGTCCAGGCCGCCCAGCAGGGGAGTCGGCACCACACCGCCATTCGTCCCACCGTTCATACCCGGAACGTAAGTGGTGGGGTTCTTGTAGCGGTTCACGTCCGTGAACGGCAGGTTGGAAAAGTTCACGCCTACCAGCGGGCCGGGCGGCTTGTTTTTCACACCGGGCGGAAAATTCTGCTGAACAATGAACAGCGCCGTGCGCGAGCTGAACGCGTGCTGGTCACTGCTTAGGAATGAAGCCGTGCCCGCGCGAGCAATCGCTTCGGCGACGAGATTCGTGAACGCTGCCGTCGCCGGTGTGGCTCCATTCACGCTCCAGACGCCCAGCACAAAACCTTCGCGATCCACCACGGCGATGACGCTGTTGGGGGAAACCTGGCTGGCGCGGGTGACGGCCTGGGCCATGACGGTCGCCACGTCGTTGGAGGTCATCTGACCGAAGGCGGGAACCGCCGTCAGGAGCAAGAGGAGGAGCTGGCCGGTGCGTTGATTCACCCAACGAATCATGTTGCCGGAATCAGGGAGCGGCAAGTTCAAATTCCGTGGAGAAGCGGCGCCACGATTTTTGTTTCCCTTTTGCGCGACCGTTTCTATTATGGGCCACGGTCGCACCAATCTGCGATTTTTGGAATGAATCGCACCCAAATATTATGCCACTGACACATACCAAAGAATTGTTCGCCAAGGCCCTCAAGGGGAAATACGCGCTCGGCGCTTTCAACGTCAACAACATGGAATTGCTCCAGGCCATCGTCGAGGCGTGTGAGGAGGAAAAGGCCCCGGTCATGCTCCAGATTTCCAAGGGCGCGCGCCAGTACGCCAACCCGGTCTATCTCAAGAAATTGATTGAAGCTGCCATCAGCGTGACCAACATCCCCATCGCCGTCCATCTCGATCACGGCGATTCGTTCGAACTATGCAAGGAGTGCATCGACGAGGGCTTTACCAGCGTGATGATCGATGCCAGCCACGAGCCGTTCGAAAAGAACGTTGAGATTTGCAAGAAGGTCGTGGACTACGCCCACAAGCACGACTGTGTTGTCGAGGGCGAACTCGGCATGTTGGTCGGCGCGCAGCACGACGACGGCGAGGAAGGCGGCGGCTATTCCAAGGGCGGCTGCTACACGCATCCCGACGAGGCGGTGGATTTTGTGAAACGTTCCGGGGTCGATTCGCTCGCGGTCGCCATTGGCAATTCGCACGGCGCTTACAAGTTCAAGGGCGAACAGCACCTCGACTTGGAACGCCTCAAAGCCATCAAGAAGGCGCTCATGGATGCGGGTCTGGGCGATTATCCACTGGTGCTCCACGGCGCGTCAAGCGTCCCGAAAGAACTCACCGAGGAGATCAACAAGTACGGCGGCAAGCTGGGCACCGAAACCGCCGGTGTGCCGGAGGCGGACATTGAGATCGCCCGCCGCGTTGGTTGCACCAAAGTGAACATCGACACCGACCTGCGCCTCGCCATGACCGCCGCCATCCGCAAGGTGTTTGCAGAGAATCCCAAGGAGTTTGATCCGCGCAAGTATCTCGGCCCGGCGCGCGCGCAGGTGAAGGAATTAGTCCGGCACAAGGTCAAGAACGTCCTCTGCTGCGCCGGTCACGCGTTTGACTGACGCACCCAGCACGGTTGAAAAGTTCAGCGGAGTTCGTTCGTAGCCGCCGAGGTAACGAGGCGGTTTCTGGGGTATAGACCAATTGCCAAAATAAATTTCCGGCTAAAACTACACAAACCCCTCACCCGGCCTTCGGCCACCCTCTCCCCATCCGATGGGGAGAGCGACGGGGTGAGGGGCCAGCCGGAAATTACTTTTGGCAAGCAGTCTAACCGAATCGAGACTCCGCCTCCCTACCTCGGCGGCTACTTTCTCGACGAACTTTCAAGGTTCGTTTGCCTTGACGAATTCTATTGCGCTATCCACGTAGTGGTCGGGGCTTTTGGCGAACGCGTCGTTGTCGGTTTCGACGGCGAGCACGCCGTTCCAATTCGCGCGCTTTAATTCGGCAAACAAACCTTTGTAGTTGGCCTGGCCCGTCCCGATCTCCACATCGTGAATCGTTTCCTTCCCATCCACCTTTTCAACTTTCTTGTCCTTCAGATGAATGTCGAAAACTCGACCGTCGTATTCGCGGAAAACCTTGGCGATGTCAAAGCCCGCTCCGGTGGCGTGTCCGGCGTCGAGGCAGACCCCGATGCGTTTGTCGCGCGCATTGAGAATTTTCTTCACTGTTTCCGGGTTGCCGTAAGTGCTAGTCAGGCCGTGATTATGAATCGCCAGCTTGATATCGTACTCCTTGACCAACTCCTCCAGATTGTCCCACTGCGCCATTTGACGGGGTTCGACCACGATGACTTTGATGCCCATGACCCTGGCGAACTCGAATAACTTCCGGTTGTCCTCCTTGTCCATGGAAGTCCCGTTCACACCAAAAGTGTAACAGACCAGGCCGTTCTTATCGAGGATCGCTTTCTTGCGCTTGGTTTCTTCAAGCGGACCTTTGGGGTTGATGTGTTTGTCGATCATCTGCACGTATTTGATCTTGTGCTTCACGCAGAAATCCACCACCTGGTCGAAATCCATGTTGCGCAACGTCCAGGTCTGAATGCCGACCTGCATTGCGTGATCCGCGCCGCACGTGGTGCCAGTGAGGAGCAACGACGAAGTGACAAACGCCAGCGAAAAGAAAAACAGCTTCGATGATTTCATAGTGATTCGCGATTTGACGACCATTCAACCGGGAAAAGAAAGTCCGTCAATCACAAATCCATCTTCGGGCTTCGCGGACACAGCAATTGGCGTAGTATTCTGAATCCAACTTGTCTTGACTGCGTCTGCTTGTTATAGGTTATCGAAATTGCTACCGACAACAGGACGCTTCTGCGTCCGCGAGAAAAATGTATGAATTGCTTGAATCAAAAAATCATGGCCCTGTTGATGGTCGGCAGCGTCGCCATTCTTGCGCCTGGTTTTTCTTCGGCGGAAAACTGGCCGCAATGGCGCGGGCCGTTTTTCAACGGCTCCTCCACGGAAACAAATTTGCCCGACAGATGGAGCGAAACCGAGAACATCGTCTGGAAAGTACCGTTGCCCGGACAAAGCGGCGCCACGCCTGCCATCTGGGGTGATTCAATTTTCGTCTCCAGCCCGGATGCACAAAAGAATCTACTCTTGATTTGCTTCGACCGCCGCGAGGGCAAAGTGCGCTGGCAAAAGCAGGTGGCCACGGGCGACCGCAAAGCGGGTAACAACAACATGGCTTCTCCCTCGCCCGTCACCGACGGCCAGAGCGTGTTTGTCATTTTCGGCACTGGCGACCTGACCGCCTTCGAT
The Verrucomicrobiota bacterium DNA segment above includes these coding regions:
- a CDS encoding ketose-bisphosphate aldolase, which produces MPLTHTKELFAKALKGKYALGAFNVNNMELLQAIVEACEEEKAPVMLQISKGARQYANPVYLKKLIEAAISVTNIPIAVHLDHGDSFELCKECIDEGFTSVMIDASHEPFEKNVEICKKVVDYAHKHDCVVEGELGMLVGAQHDDGEEGGGYSKGGCYTHPDEAVDFVKRSGVDSLAVAIGNSHGAYKFKGEQHLDLERLKAIKKALMDAGLGDYPLVLHGASSVPKELTEEINKYGGKLGTETAGVPEADIEIARRVGCTKVNIDTDLRLAMTAAIRKVFAENPKEFDPRKYLGPARAQVKELVRHKVKNVLCCAGHAFD
- a CDS encoding heme-binding protein yields the protein MPLPDSGNMIRWVNQRTGQLLLLLLTAVPAFGQMTSNDVATVMAQAVTRASQVSPNSVIAVVDREGFVLGVWSVNGATPATAAFTNLVAEAIARAGTASFLSSDQHAFSSRTALFIVQQNFPPGVKNKPPGPLVGVNFSNLPFTDVNRYKNPTTYVPGMNGGTNGGVVPTPLLGGLDGFPGGVPLFKNGKLIGGVGVAGDGSDAVEVQNLPAAVLKRDTDEDVALAGQIGFEPAKKILGSHVFIDGIRVPYVRTKTRLDLNAVAPLGSIGTNLAEFPITNSPLVSYPLVVVGDTTNELRAPIIDDPIPGTIDGQPRLTASEVTNILKLAAQRAAITRAGIRLPHGQPAQVFISVVNNPNAAGVAPSVLGTLRTPGATMFSWDVSVQKARTAVFFSDTNRAYSSRTVGFLAQSLYPPGIVNTSPGPFFGWQEIYSLFQGTNPLNNAAITNSPTLNPSLPNGITIFPGGFPLYRNGVLIGAIGVSGDGVDQDDLIAASGTVAFLPPDPIRADRSFFRGTRLPYAKFPRNPSL
- a CDS encoding sugar phosphate isomerase/epimerase; translation: MKSSKLFFFSLAFVTSSLLLTGTTCGADHAMQVGIQTWTLRNMDFDQVVDFCVKHKIKYVQMIDKHINPKGPLEETKRKKAILDKNGLVCYTFGVNGTSMDKEDNRKLFEFARVMGIKVIVVEPRQMAQWDNLEELVKEYDIKLAIHNHGLTSTYGNPETVKKILNARDKRIGVCLDAGHATGAGFDIAKVFREYDGRVFDIHLKDKKVEKVDGKETIHDVEIGTGQANYKGLFAELKRANWNGVLAVETDNDAFAKSPDHYVDSAIEFVKANEP